One window of Flavobacterium ammonificans genomic DNA carries:
- a CDS encoding phosphatase PAP2 family protein, with protein MKKYFITIILIIFYCSKFQGQNKNTDSLNVVTKKKFNYKSLIIPTSLIGYGIVGLESHSLLNLNYEVKEEITENIDNKITMDDFSQYSPFVTVYALNLAGIKGKNDFKDRTIIFGTAYLIMGATVNIIKHTGNVERPDGSSTNSFPSGHTATAFMGAEFLFQEYKYESIWYGISGYVVAAGTGFFRMYNNRHWLTDVAAGAGIGILSTKIAYWIHPWMKKVLFKKQENLNGAIFPFYNDNKIGFGMVVKF; from the coding sequence ATGAAAAAATATTTTATAACGATAATACTAATAATTTTTTATTGTTCTAAATTTCAGGGACAGAATAAAAATACTGACAGTTTAAATGTAGTAACAAAGAAAAAATTTAACTACAAATCTCTCATTATACCAACTTCTTTAATTGGATATGGAATAGTTGGACTTGAAAGTCATAGTTTATTAAATTTAAATTATGAAGTAAAAGAAGAAATTACTGAAAATATTGATAATAAAATAACTATGGATGATTTCTCACAATATTCGCCATTTGTTACTGTATATGCTCTTAATCTTGCTGGAATTAAAGGAAAAAATGACTTTAAAGATAGAACTATAATATTTGGAACTGCTTATTTAATTATGGGTGCAACTGTTAACATAATTAAACATACTGGAAATGTTGAAAGACCAGACGGAAGTTCTACAAATTCATTTCCATCAGGACACACAGCAACAGCTTTTATGGGAGCAGAATTTTTATTTCAAGAATACAAATATGAATCTATTTGGTATGGTATATCTGGCTATGTTGTTGCAGCTGGAACAGGTTTTTTCAGAATGTATAATAATAGACATTGGTTAACAGATGTTGCTGCTGGTGCAGGAATAGGAATTCTTAGTACAAAAATTGCCTATTGGATACATCCATGGATGAAAAAAGTACTATTCAAAAAACAAGAAAATCTAAATGGTGCTATTTTCCCATTTTATAATGATAATAAAATTGGATTTGGAATGGTAGTCAAGTTTTAA
- a CDS encoding rhodanese-like domain-containing protein, translated as MNLTQEDWIAQYESDENAVILDVRTAMEFDEGFIAGAINYDFHQGAGFVADLETLDKSKNYYVYCRSGARSANACAIMNEMGFENTYNLLGGIIEWDGDIVEP; from the coding sequence ATGAATTTAACACAAGAAGATTGGATTGCTCAATATGAGTCAGACGAAAACGCTGTGATACTTGATGTAAGAACAGCAATGGAATTTGACGAAGGGTTTATTGCAGGAGCTATCAATTATGATTTTCATCAAGGAGCGGGATTCGTTGCTGATTTAGAAACATTAGATAAATCCAAAAACTACTATGTTTATTGTCGTTCTGGTGCTAGAAGTGCCAATGCATGTGCGATTATGAACGAAATGGGTTTTGAAAACACTTATAATTTATTAGGTGGTATCATAGAATGGGACGGAGATATCGTTGAACCCTAA
- a CDS encoding cation transporter, translated as MEDLKCCVTSCDKPLDQAYWDAQYKAKATGWDLGTVSPPLQEFIDTIEDKNSAILIPGGGNSYEAEYLLQQGFTNITVIDIAPTLIEVLQQKFVNQPHVKIILSDFFEHQGQYDWIIEQTFFCALPPTMRPKYVWKMHQLLAPKGKIAGLLFNREFEEGPPFGGNKVEYINLFSGAFTILKMDVCTNSVVPRANSELFIELEKNTAAEVHLYNFEGITCSGCKATVSEKLTSLDTVLNVNMNSNFSEVVITSTEEVALKKLQDTVSFDEKYKIIKANY; from the coding sequence ATGGAAGACTTAAAATGTTGTGTGACTTCTTGCGACAAGCCTTTAGACCAAGCCTATTGGGATGCCCAATACAAGGCTAAGGCAACTGGCTGGGATTTAGGAACCGTTTCCCCTCCTTTACAAGAATTTATTGACACCATCGAAGATAAAAATAGTGCCATTTTAATTCCTGGAGGGGGGAATTCGTATGAGGCAGAATACTTGCTACAGCAAGGTTTTACCAATATAACTGTAATTGATATTGCGCCCACTTTAATAGAAGTATTGCAACAAAAATTTGTCAATCAGCCCCATGTCAAAATCATTTTAAGCGATTTCTTTGAACACCAAGGACAATACGACTGGATCATTGAACAAACTTTTTTCTGTGCGCTTCCGCCAACGATGCGACCAAAATACGTTTGGAAAATGCACCAATTGTTAGCTCCTAAAGGAAAAATAGCAGGATTGTTGTTTAATCGCGAATTTGAAGAAGGACCTCCATTTGGTGGTAACAAAGTTGAATATATCAATTTATTTTCTGGCGCTTTTACTATTCTAAAAATGGACGTTTGTACCAATTCGGTTGTGCCAAGAGCCAATTCTGAATTGTTTATTGAATTAGAAAAAAACACCGCTGCCGAAGTTCATTTATACAATTTTGAAGGCATCACTTGTAGTGGTTGTAAAGCCACTGTTTCTGAAAAATTAACGTCATTAGACACCGTTTTAAATGTTAATATGAATTCCAATTTTAGCGAAGTAGTAATTACCAGTACTGAAGAAGTAGCTCTTAAAAAATTACAAGACACGGTTTCTTTTGATGAAAAATACAAAATCATAAAAGCGAATTACTAA
- a CDS encoding sulfite exporter TauE/SafE family protein, whose protein sequence is MEYIGYFASIIIGLSLGLIGGGGSILTIPILVYLFKIDPELATSYSLFIVGITSLMGCISHYRMGNLQIKAALYFAIPSIVSILIIREVIFPQIAETLFSIASYQVSKSFLIMIVFSLLMIAASVSMIRKNEFTTTTGETNYIQLGIIGFFVGIVTGFLGAGGGFLIIPALLFFAKLPMKQAIGTSLLIIFINSSIGFGGDLYIGTPIDYGFLFIISGIAFIGMLIGTQLSKQIDGAKLKPIFGWFVLIMGIYIITKEVFFN, encoded by the coding sequence ATGGAATACATCGGTTACTTTGCGTCAATAATTATAGGGCTTTCACTTGGTTTAATTGGAGGTGGCGGTTCTATTTTAACTATTCCTATTTTAGTCTATTTATTTAAAATTGATCCTGAGCTAGCCACAAGTTATTCCTTATTTATTGTTGGAATTACCTCATTAATGGGTTGTATTAGCCATTACCGAATGGGAAATTTACAAATAAAAGCAGCACTGTATTTTGCAATTCCTTCAATTGTTTCAATTTTGATAATTCGCGAAGTAATTTTTCCGCAAATTGCTGAAACACTATTTTCTATAGCTTCTTACCAAGTCTCAAAGAGTTTTCTAATTATGATTGTTTTCTCTTTGCTTATGATTGCAGCCTCAGTATCTATGATAAGAAAAAATGAGTTCACTACAACTACTGGGGAAACCAACTATATTCAGCTAGGAATCATTGGTTTCTTTGTTGGAATTGTCACTGGATTTTTGGGTGCTGGAGGCGGATTTTTAATTATTCCGGCCTTGTTGTTTTTTGCAAAATTACCAATGAAACAAGCCATAGGAACTTCATTGTTAATCATTTTCATCAATTCAAGTATTGGATTTGGCGGCGATTTGTATATTGGAACTCCAATAGATTATGGCTTTTTGTTTATCATATCAGGCATAGCCTTTATCGGAATGCTTATTGGAACTCAATTATCAAAACAAATAGATGGCGCTAAATTAAAACCCATTTTTGGATGGTTCGTTTTAATTATGGGGATTTACATCATCACTAAAGAAGTTTTTTTTAATTAA
- a CDS encoding MBL fold metallo-hydrolase has protein sequence MQIEQIYTGCLAQGAYYITSNGEAAIIDPLREIQPYLDRLKRDNVKLKYIFETHFHADFVSGHIDLAKATQSKIVYGPTANPEFEAIVASDEQIFEIGKIKIKVLHTPGHTMESTTYLLIDENGKDHAIFSGDTLFIGDVGRPDLAQKAASMTQEELAATLFHSLRNKIMTLADDVIVYPAHGAGSACGKNMSKETVSTVGNQKATNYALRANMTEAEFVKEVTDGLLPPPAYFGMNVAMNKKGYESFETVLNNGMRAIPVTQLELMVEETRALILDARNNAEFAQGFIPQSINIGIDGDFAPWVGALIADVKQPIVLVTANGREEETVTRLSRVGFDNLIGHLDGGFEAWKNAGHEIDTVNRISAEEFEKQVTIGESKIIDIRKESEYEAEHIEEAYSKPLAYINEWVKDINPEDHFFLHCAGGYRSMIAASILEARGFRNFSEVEGGFNAIAKTTVPKTNFVCQSKVLKQ, from the coding sequence ATGCAAATAGAACAAATTTATACAGGATGTTTAGCACAAGGTGCCTACTATATTACTTCTAATGGAGAAGCAGCAATTATTGACCCATTGAGAGAAATACAACCGTATTTGGATCGATTAAAACGCGATAACGTCAAATTAAAATACATTTTCGAAACACATTTTCATGCTGATTTTGTATCGGGTCATATAGATTTAGCTAAAGCAACCCAATCTAAAATTGTATATGGGCCAACCGCTAATCCAGAATTTGAAGCTATTGTAGCCTCTGACGAACAAATTTTTGAAATTGGTAAAATAAAAATAAAAGTATTGCATACTCCTGGTCATACTATGGAAAGTACTACTTATCTATTAATTGACGAAAACGGAAAAGACCACGCGATTTTCTCTGGAGACACCTTGTTTATTGGAGATGTAGGACGTCCTGACTTGGCTCAAAAAGCAGCTTCAATGACACAAGAAGAATTGGCCGCTACTTTATTTCATTCGCTTCGAAATAAAATTATGACGTTAGCAGATGATGTAATTGTATATCCTGCTCACGGTGCCGGAAGTGCTTGTGGAAAAAACATGAGTAAGGAAACAGTTTCTACTGTGGGTAACCAAAAAGCAACTAATTATGCGTTGAGAGCTAATATGACTGAAGCTGAATTCGTCAAAGAAGTAACAGATGGTTTGTTGCCTCCACCTGCTTATTTTGGTATGAATGTAGCCATGAATAAAAAAGGATACGAAAGTTTCGAAACGGTTTTAAACAACGGAATGCGCGCTATTCCTGTAACTCAATTGGAGTTGATGGTGGAAGAAACTAGAGCGTTAATCCTTGATGCACGTAACAATGCCGAGTTTGCTCAAGGATTCATTCCTCAATCCATCAATATCGGAATCGATGGCGATTTTGCGCCATGGGTAGGTGCTTTAATTGCCGATGTGAAACAACCTATTGTACTAGTAACAGCTAACGGACGTGAAGAAGAAACGGTAACTCGTTTAAGCCGCGTTGGTTTTGACAACTTAATCGGACATTTAGATGGAGGATTCGAGGCTTGGAAAAACGCTGGTCACGAAATAGATACTGTAAACCGAATTTCAGCTGAAGAGTTTGAAAAACAAGTAACCATTGGCGAAAGCAAAATTATCGACATTCGTAAAGAAAGTGAATACGAAGCGGAACATATCGAAGAAGCCTATAGCAAACCTTTGGCTTATATCAACGAATGGGTAAAAGACATCAATCCAGAGGATCATTTTTTCTTGCATTGTGCTGGTGGTTATCGTTCTATGATTGCAGCTTCTATTTTAGAGGCACGTGGATTCAGAAACTTCAGCGAAGTAGAAGGCGGTTTTAATGCAATTGCAAAAACTACTGTTCCAAAAACTAATTTTGTGTGTCAAAGTAAGGTTCTGAAACAATAA
- the ytxJ gene encoding bacillithiol system redox-active protein YtxJ, translated as MTLFTSIFGDSENKNNNVSKINWIPLTDLGQLNEIMELSHQQPVVIFKHSTRCSISRMALKQFENEFNLEGSVTPYFLDLLNHRDISNEIATRFDVYHQSPQLLLIKEGKSVYDASHSDIDVVELKGMV; from the coding sequence ATGACTTTATTTACTTCTATTTTTGGAGATTCAGAAAATAAAAACAATAATGTATCCAAAATCAATTGGATTCCATTGACTGATTTGGGACAATTGAACGAGATTATGGAATTGTCTCATCAACAACCTGTAGTGATTTTTAAACACAGTACGCGTTGCAGTATTAGCCGTATGGCGTTGAAACAATTTGAGAATGAATTTAATCTAGAAGGCAGTGTAACGCCTTATTTTTTGGACTTACTCAATCATCGGGATATCTCAAATGAAATTGCGACTCGTTTTGATGTCTACCACCAATCACCGCAATTGCTTTTGATTAAAGAAGGAAAATCGGTCTACGATGCTTCGCATAGCGATATTGACGTGGTGGAGTTGAAGGGGATGGTGTAG
- the trxA gene encoding thioredoxin, with product MSSFNQIIQSDKPVLVDFFATWCGPCQMLAPILKEVKANLGERISIIKIDVDKNQAVAAQYQVRGVPTMILFQNGKPLWRQSGVLSKEDLIKVILEKSN from the coding sequence ATGAGCTCTTTTAATCAAATCATACAATCAGACAAACCAGTTTTAGTGGACTTTTTTGCTACTTGGTGTGGGCCTTGCCAAATGTTAGCCCCTATTTTAAAAGAAGTAAAAGCCAATTTAGGAGAACGCATCTCCATTATTAAAATTGATGTAGATAAAAACCAAGCCGTGGCTGCTCAATATCAAGTTCGCGGAGTACCAACCATGATTTTATTTCAAAATGGCAAACCATTATGGCGACAATCAGGGGTGCTTTCTAAAGAAGACCTGATAAAAGTAATCCTTGAAAAAAGCAACTAA
- a CDS encoding DUF6132 family protein has translation MTKKALLLTGIGVAIGALAGYGYYFYVGCASGTCAITSKPLNSTLYGALMGGLVFNMFMKETKK, from the coding sequence ATGACTAAAAAGGCCTTACTACTAACCGGTATCGGAGTTGCCATTGGCGCCCTTGCCGGATATGGGTATTATTTTTATGTAGGTTGTGCTTCAGGCACTTGCGCCATTACTTCAAAACCACTCAACTCCACACTATACGGAGCGTTAATGGGAGGTTTAGTTTTTAATATGTTTATGAAGGAGACTAAAAAGTAA
- a CDS encoding NADP-dependent glyceraldehyde-3-phosphate dehydrogenase — translation MSTIPQEFQITSPLTQDTYLVNGELKKWTGVTTPVYSTISSTADYAPTLLGTIPAMGEKEAMEAVESADLAFNNGQGLWPTMKVGDRIKCMEDFVTKMKDTRAEVVKLLMWEIGKTLGDSEKEFDRTVEYIYDTIDSLKELNSRSAHFSKVQGIHAMVRRGPLGVVLCLGPYNYPLNETFSLLIPALIMGNPVVFKPAKHGVLLLTPLLEAFRSSFPKGAINILYGRGREVATPIMKSGKVGVLALIGNSTSAIALQDQHPNKNRLRLILGLEAKNPAIILPDADLDLAIQECITGSLSFNGQRCTALKVLYVHESIAQEFNTRFAAKVDALAFGNPWEKGVMLTPLPEKEKPAYIQELIDDAKANGAQILNAKGGEHSDNFIFPAVLYPVNKNMRVYHEEQFGPVVPIISFKDIQEPLNDMAESNYGQQVSLFGKDIKTIAPLIDTLVNLVCRVNLNSSCQRGPDVFPFTGRKDSAVGTLSIHDALRSFSIRTFVASKDNDYNNAILQELLNSKESNFINTDYIL, via the coding sequence ATGAGTACAATTCCTCAAGAATTTCAAATTACTTCTCCTTTAACACAAGATACGTACTTGGTTAATGGCGAATTAAAAAAATGGACTGGCGTAACTACACCGGTTTATTCGACTATTTCTTCTACAGCAGATTATGCGCCTACTTTGTTAGGTACTATTCCTGCTATGGGAGAAAAAGAAGCTATGGAAGCAGTTGAGTCAGCTGATTTAGCTTTCAACAACGGTCAAGGTTTATGGCCTACTATGAAAGTAGGGGATCGCATTAAGTGTATGGAAGATTTTGTAACCAAAATGAAAGACACTCGTGCCGAAGTAGTCAAATTATTAATGTGGGAGATTGGAAAAACCCTTGGCGATTCTGAAAAAGAATTTGACAGAACGGTGGAGTACATTTACGATACGATTGATAGTTTGAAAGAATTGAACAGTAGAAGTGCTCATTTTAGTAAAGTTCAGGGTATTCATGCCATGGTGCGAAGAGGGCCTTTAGGCGTTGTATTGTGTCTAGGACCTTATAACTATCCTTTGAATGAAACTTTCTCCTTGCTGATTCCTGCTTTGATTATGGGAAATCCTGTGGTTTTTAAACCAGCAAAACATGGAGTTCTATTATTAACTCCGCTATTGGAAGCGTTTAGAAGTAGTTTTCCAAAAGGCGCCATTAATATTTTATATGGTAGGGGTAGAGAAGTAGCTACGCCAATAATGAAATCGGGTAAAGTTGGTGTTTTGGCTTTGATTGGAAACAGTACATCAGCGATTGCCTTGCAAGACCAACATCCGAATAAAAACAGATTGCGTTTGATTTTAGGCTTAGAAGCCAAAAATCCTGCGATTATTTTACCTGATGCCGATTTGGATTTGGCTATTCAAGAATGTATTACAGGTTCGTTGTCCTTTAACGGTCAGCGTTGTACAGCTTTAAAAGTCTTGTATGTTCACGAATCGATAGCACAAGAATTTAATACTCGTTTTGCTGCTAAAGTAGACGCATTGGCTTTTGGAAATCCTTGGGAAAAAGGAGTGATGCTAACACCACTTCCTGAGAAAGAAAAACCGGCCTACATTCAAGAATTGATTGATGATGCTAAAGCCAATGGTGCTCAAATTTTGAATGCAAAAGGAGGAGAGCACAGCGACAACTTCATCTTTCCAGCGGTTTTATATCCTGTGAACAAAAACATGCGTGTTTACCACGAGGAGCAATTTGGCCCTGTGGTGCCAATCATTTCGTTTAAAGACATTCAAGAACCATTGAATGATATGGCGGAGTCGAATTATGGACAACAAGTGAGTTTGTTTGGAAAAGACATAAAAACGATCGCACCACTAATTGATACTTTGGTGAATTTAGTCTGTAGAGTAAACTTGAACAGTTCTTGTCAACGTGGACCAGATGTATTCCCGTTTACAGGTCGTAAAGACTCAGCTGTAGGAACTTTGAGTATTCACGATGCTTTGCGATCGTTTTCTATTCGAACATTCGTTGCCTCTAAGGACAACGACTACAACAATGCCATCTTACAAGAACTATTGAATAGCAAGGAGTCTAACTTTATCAACACAGATTATATTTTATAG
- a CDS encoding TonB-dependent receptor domain-containing protein, whose translation MSLQKKSKKVLSSLFLFFSFFSFSYAQTSVTVSGLIKDKNSKAVLPFVNVVLKNEKDSTFVSGTITNEEGRFLLSKVKSSNYYLEVSYIGYKTTKLSLFIGNLTEFLDIKTIEIEENTTSLQEVFVTGKTAEISEKMDKKTFSLKDNISQNGGSVLQAMQNLPSVTVQDGKVQLRGNDKVTVLIDGKQTALTGFGNQTGLDNIPASAIEKIEIINNPSAKYDANGNAGIINIIYKKNKKDGFNGKVGFTTGVGSLWVRKENLPNIRQQYTYTPKINPSVSLNYRKNKVNVFFQGDYLYTETLNKNEFVTRNYDNGVVINSQLKRNRNTHFTTLKSGFDYAINDQNSLTISGLFGSEKIIDRGDQPFFNSDFSQRNRLWQFLEDELKTTIMTTASYQHKFKEAGHILNIGFNYTFHREDEKYFYDNYLPTSTGTDAFKLLSDEQVYDLNFDYIKPLKYGRIETGIKLRNRNIPTNMQFIPGLNSVLDTNASGWATYKELIPAVYGNYIFENKKWEAELGLRIEYVKIQYDVNPNHIVYKSDGYNYTQLFPNLRLAYKINDNNRVSIFYSRRVDRPNEVDIRIFPKYDDAEIIKVGNPALRPQFTNSIELGYKKSWKKGSLYNAIYHRFADGTITRISSTVPPSNLIYATFQNVNKSYNTGIEMVLAQEISKLFAFNINLNAYRNQIDAFTVENKYPTTHTFSADKQEISSGNLKLNSTFHFPKNMDVQLTGIYLAPDIIPQGKIKSRFSLDLGLKKAIQKGKGELYFNATDLLNTMKIKKEINGQGFNYTSNDYYETQVIRLGYSYKF comes from the coding sequence ATGTCTTTACAAAAAAAATCAAAAAAAGTACTTAGCTCTTTATTTTTATTTTTTTCATTCTTCTCATTTTCTTATGCACAAACAAGTGTAACTGTTTCGGGACTTATAAAGGACAAAAACAGCAAAGCTGTTTTGCCTTTTGTAAACGTAGTTTTGAAAAACGAAAAGGACAGCACTTTTGTAAGTGGAACAATTACCAACGAAGAAGGACGATTTTTACTATCAAAAGTAAAGTCAAGCAATTACTATTTAGAAGTTTCATACATTGGCTACAAAACTACAAAACTGTCGTTATTTATCGGAAACCTCACCGAATTTTTAGATATTAAAACAATTGAAATAGAAGAAAATACAACTTCATTGCAAGAAGTATTTGTAACAGGAAAAACAGCCGAGATAAGTGAGAAAATGGATAAAAAAACATTTTCTTTGAAAGACAACATTAGTCAAAATGGTGGTTCGGTTTTACAAGCTATGCAAAATTTGCCAAGTGTAACTGTACAAGACGGAAAAGTCCAACTTCGCGGTAATGATAAAGTAACCGTACTTATTGACGGCAAACAAACAGCCTTGACAGGTTTTGGAAACCAGACAGGGTTAGACAATATTCCTGCATCTGCGATTGAAAAAATTGAAATTATTAACAATCCATCTGCCAAATATGATGCAAATGGAAACGCAGGAATTATCAATATTATTTACAAAAAAAACAAAAAAGATGGTTTTAATGGAAAGGTTGGCTTTACAACGGGTGTTGGTTCTCTATGGGTGCGAAAAGAAAATTTACCAAACATAAGACAACAATATACTTATACGCCAAAAATCAACCCAAGCGTTTCACTCAATTATAGAAAAAACAAAGTCAATGTCTTTTTTCAAGGCGATTACTTATATACTGAAACGCTTAACAAAAATGAATTTGTAACAAGAAATTACGACAATGGCGTTGTAATTAATTCACAATTAAAACGCAACAGAAACACACATTTTACTACATTGAAAAGTGGCTTTGATTATGCAATTAACGACCAAAATTCTTTGACCATTTCAGGACTTTTTGGAAGTGAAAAAATAATTGACAGAGGTGACCAACCCTTTTTTAATAGCGATTTTTCACAACGTAACCGACTTTGGCAATTTTTGGAAGATGAATTAAAAACAACCATAATGACTACTGCTAGCTATCAACACAAATTTAAAGAAGCAGGACATATACTGAATATTGGTTTCAATTACACTTTTCACAGAGAAGATGAAAAATATTTTTACGACAATTATTTGCCTACATCCACAGGAACGGATGCGTTTAAATTATTGTCTGACGAGCAAGTTTATGATTTAAATTTTGACTACATAAAACCACTTAAATACGGTCGAATTGAAACAGGCATAAAACTTCGCAACAGGAATATACCGACAAATATGCAATTTATTCCTGGTTTAAATTCAGTTTTAGACACCAATGCAAGCGGTTGGGCAACTTACAAAGAATTAATTCCTGCCGTTTATGGAAACTACATTTTTGAAAACAAAAAATGGGAAGCCGAATTAGGATTACGAATTGAATATGTAAAAATTCAATATGACGTTAATCCTAATCATATAGTTTATAAAAGTGATGGTTATAATTACACACAACTATTTCCAAATTTACGTTTGGCATATAAAATTAACGACAATAACAGAGTTTCTATTTTCTACAGCCGAAGAGTTGACAGACCTAACGAAGTTGATATTCGTATTTTTCCAAAATATGATGATGCAGAAATAATTAAAGTTGGTAATCCTGCATTGCGACCACAATTTACAAATTCAATAGAATTAGGCTATAAAAAAAGTTGGAAAAAAGGAAGTTTATATAACGCCATTTATCACCGATTTGCTGACGGAACGATTACAAGAATTTCTAGTACTGTTCCACCAAGTAATTTAATTTATGCAACATTTCAAAACGTAAATAAAAGTTACAACACCGGAATTGAAATGGTTTTAGCACAAGAAATTTCTAAATTGTTCGCATTCAATATTAATTTGAACGCATATAGAAATCAAATTGATGCGTTTACAGTTGAAAACAAATACCCAACGACCCACACTTTTTCGGCAGACAAACAAGAAATATCTTCAGGAAATTTAAAACTAAACAGTACTTTTCATTTCCCTAAAAACATGGATGTGCAATTAACAGGTATTTATTTAGCGCCCGATATTATTCCACAAGGAAAAATTAAATCGAGATTTTCATTAGATCTTGGACTAAAAAAAGCAATTCAAAAAGGAAAAGGCGAGCTCTATTTTAACGCAACAGATTTGTTAAACACAATGAAAATCAAAAAAGAAATCAACGGACAAGGCTTTAATTATACCAGTAATGACTATTACGAAACACAAGTAATAAGGCTTGGATATAGTTATAAATTTTAA
- a CDS encoding helix-turn-helix domain-containing protein, giving the protein MLQTIQLIALIQGVFVLFALYQRRKDYKKITFWLLFGSLLSVLLYILGDDNNNLFFENKDWFLFDNTLFVTFLFLFFKYYKSEREKFIKSNYLFFLPNIFYLILELLEIKLTKENFNIEILEVLLELTFVIYLCLILYSVFTDKRRIWTTYFVIPIVILLVFSCINDTLKIIGLQELHFFLNQNFNTYLLLIVAFLFYFISLKLLTNNKNILPKNEIGKYNNSNLNTKLIEQYKSDLINAMEIDKLFLNGKLSIQDVSEKLNIPKQYISEVLNEHMNTNFQDFINEYRVEEFINRIKNDQNNQFTLLGIATEVGFNSKSSFNSIFKKFKGLTPTQFRKNLEQNG; this is encoded by the coding sequence ATGCTCCAAACCATTCAATTAATTGCTTTAATTCAAGGAGTTTTTGTTTTATTTGCATTATATCAAAGGCGAAAAGATTATAAAAAAATAACTTTTTGGTTGCTTTTTGGAAGTTTGCTATCTGTTTTGCTTTATATTTTAGGTGATGACAATAACAATCTTTTTTTTGAAAATAAAGATTGGTTTCTTTTTGATAACACCTTATTTGTAACCTTTCTCTTTTTGTTTTTCAAGTATTACAAAAGCGAAAGAGAAAAATTTATAAAATCCAATTATCTATTTTTTCTTCCCAACATTTTTTATCTAATTCTTGAATTACTCGAAATAAAATTAACTAAAGAAAACTTTAATATTGAAATTCTAGAAGTGCTTTTGGAATTAACCTTTGTGATTTATCTATGCTTAATATTATATTCTGTTTTTACAGATAAAAGAAGAATTTGGACTACTTATTTTGTTATTCCAATTGTTATTTTACTTGTTTTTTCTTGTATAAATGATACTCTTAAAATAATTGGATTACAAGAATTGCATTTTTTCTTAAATCAAAACTTTAACACCTATCTTTTATTAATTGTCGCTTTTTTATTTTACTTTATTTCTTTGAAATTATTGACTAATAACAAAAATATTTTACCAAAAAACGAAATAGGCAAATACAATAATTCTAATCTTAACACAAAACTGATTGAACAATATAAGTCGGATTTAATTAATGCAATGGAAATAGATAAATTGTTCTTAAATGGAAAATTATCCATTCAAGATGTTTCTGAAAAACTTAATATTCCTAAACAGTATATTTCGGAAGTTTTAAATGAACATATGAACACCAATTTCCAAGATTTCATTAATGAATACAGAGTAGAAGAATTTATAAATCGCATAAAAAACGATCAAAATAATCAATTTACACTTTTAGGAATCGCCACAGAAGTAGGATTTAATTCTAAATCTTCTTTTAATTCTATATTCAAGAAATTTAAGGGTTTAACACCAACTCAATTCAGAAAAAATCTTGAACAGAACGGCTAA